Below is a window of Plasmodium sp. gorilla clade G2 genome assembly, chromosome: 6 DNA.
AAATGTTATgataatgattatattataaatataaataaaaaaattaatcgaatgaaaaagaaatgtaTTAACAAAATTATGAGTAGTCTATTCTCACAACAGATTTATAAATAtgctttaatattttcttctattttaaaaaatgatggaTGTATATCTGTGTTAAGTATACATGCAATAAAGAATATTGTTTTAAAGTTATATCATCTGAGAATTCTTGagataaaacaaaatgtagataaaaataataaatataatattaatagttgTAATAATGACATATtcaaagaaaagaaaaataatttttttcatctacCTCATGATCATATTATATCTGCTACTGAAGagacatatataaatgatcataataataataataatgtggaGAActtagaaaattataaagatgCTAAAGTATTTAAAAAGATTGCATGtgaaaagaattataatatatctacaataaatgataataaaatagatgaatattataattcaaaaaatgaAAGTGACATGGAAATTAGACAGtgtttaaataatatgaatataaatgaatattatgatACAAGAGAAAacttaaatatgaatatattaattcaagaatttttaaaaaaaaacttgAATGAAGAAAATTGGAATATTTTTTGGCAATGGTTATATGACAATgaagatattaatatatcaacatttaaaaaatatataattaatcaTATAAAGAATTTATTGTTGAAAGGGGGTGATATAAATAAGTGTGATCCACCTGAGGTGGTAATACCAGATATGACTGAAGGAGAAATAAATACGACCAACAATACAAACAATACAAACAATacaaacaataataataataatattgatcatattgataataataataataataattataataattacaataatgatgagaaagaaaaaattgagAAACTCCTACAGTTTTATATATCCAacaatgtaaatataaattcagAATTTAATAAAGTGAAAGAATTTTTTGAACAAGAAAAATGTAAtggatattataataatcaaaaaaaacttgagattttaaaaaatgaatatctaaatgataatatattagattATATAAGAGCTAATGTTTTATATGAGGGATATATGGATAATCAccttataaataaaagaggAGATAAttacaacaacaataattaCAACAATAAttacaacaataataattatagtgGTGTATTCAATTTTTGTAGTGGTGATGATAGATTTTCTAATGACCTAacaaatgaagaagatgaaaatataaaaaatatccaTAATTTATTATGTCAATATAATTCATCAGAAAAACATAGAAGAGAACATAttcataagaatatatataatgaagatGATCAGAATAAACAAATAGATGATAAAAGTTATATACAAACATTAAAAGATCTTAACGATTTAagaagtatatataaaaataaacatgtAGATATATTTCAAGAAATGAATGAATgtgaatttttatttgaagatgagaaatgtaaatataacagagaagataaaaatgatgtaaatgaaaatgatgataatataaatggtgataataaaataaatggtgatgataaaataaatggtgatgataatttaaatggTGGTGATAATTCAAATGGTGATGATAATTCAAATGGTggtgataatattaaattaactGACTtgacatataaattaaatgataataatataaaaaataataatatgaaaaataaaaataaaaatgatatcaTTCATAAAGTAAAAGATTTATCATGTAAACTAtctgaattatataaaaacaaaacagaTTTAACCTACAACTTAAATGACTCAGATGACGatcacaataataataataataataagatgaATGGTGAAGaggatgaaaaatatgataataataatattgaagaGGATGATAAGGCAgaacaaattataaataataataataataataatgatgacaataataatgacaataataataacaatagtgataatataaataacttAGATCAGATGagagatgaaaaaaatactaATACAGTTACTAAAGAAATGAACTGTAAAgacaatattttaaatgtaataaaaaataaaaatttaagtgctcaagatattttatattatcaaaaattattattatgcttAAAATATGTGGGAGATCATAATACTGCTATAAAGAACAacgaaaattataaaaattatgaaaattatgaaaattatagaaattatgaaaattatagaaatattcaaaatattcaAGGAGTagataattcttttaattataataataatatattttataaaaacaaaatgaataatgTATTTAGCTATCTAAAAAATATTCCTTATAGTAacagaaataataattcttttttaaataaatattataatttaaaatatacaaataacaATCAATATAATCAGAGTGatcatattaataacaatatgaataattttgtaggtgataattatataaacaatgaTCAAACGACAAATAATATGCAACCATTATTTGATAatcttataaataataataattatgatgatgattataatcattttttcAATTATCTTGGTAATCAAAAAATGATGGACAACCAATTAAACGGATCTAAAAACAATCACAACAacaattatatgaataatatgaataatatgaatactACAAATTGTAATGAtctgttatatttattgtatttatatgaactgtctaagaaaaataaaaatgcaaATATgccacatataaataatgataatgtatataattttttaaataaatatttttcaaagaATATGAATGTTTCTGATTTGACAATGAGAGATAGCCAAgatgaatatatacaatctaatgagaaaaataataaagataaagatataaatgaagaccatgattataataatgtaaatcattttaataatgagcctattcataataatgtaTCATATCTTTCAAatgaagataaagaaaacaataatcatacaaaacaaaataatacagatgataattatgattatagaatgaaaagaaaagaaaaatattgtagattaatagaaaataataataatcaaatgGATATGGTATCTcagaataataatgtaagcatgaataaaaaaaattcatatgcTAATTTTAATCTCAACTTAGATAATGAAAGCAACCTATCTTCTTATGAAAatcaagaaaataataataatataacatgcaaagataattataaaaataataaaaactatTATTTAcaagatgaagaaaattattcaagacatgaaaatgatataagAATGTTAGAaagttataaaaagaattttaaagaaaaaattccttatcatatgaaaaataaatatttagcTATGTCATCacaaagtaataataataataataataataataataataataataataataataataataataataattctattTATTCGTCTAATATGGAATGTTATATGAATAGATTAAAATCCACAAGActtagaagaaaaaataaatatgacaaATACGATATGGATGACAAATATGATAtgtatgataaatatgacatgtatgataaatatgacatgtataacaaatatgacatgtatgataaatatgaCATGTATGATAAATACGATATGTATGACAAATACGATATGTATGATAGATATcatagatataataaatataacaattaCTTATCAACATTATCTTATTCAAATATGAATGAAGTTGAATATAATACACATATGGATGAACTAGGTCAATATCTTTTGGTTCCTGGATGTGATTCTCAAAATTATGAACCCGAAGAAcccaataaaaataatgaatccaataaaaataatgaatccaataaaaataatgaaccCAATGAACACAATAATCTATGTGGTAGTGATAATCATACTAGTCGTCATCATTTCAGACGCACACATGACAAGTTTaatctttataataataataatatggtaGATAACTTTGTTAGGTATTATAATAGGAATGATAAGAATTCTTCGTcttcttttttcataaataaagatttatataattcttttgacGAGTTAAATGAAAGTAGCCATGATGAAGATACATTGAGacatgataattattttagaaaaagaaaaagaacacATTTAAgaggaaaatattatttacaaaGACATGAAAATGACTTAGATGTAATgtgtaataatatgaatgaatttGATCATTtgagaaataataaatataattataatcctTATGAAGAAAGACAAGAACGAGAAGATGATGAGATCCATTATgcagatgatgatgatgatgagaATATCAATATATTGAAGAATAGAAATATGTATTCTCAATCATTATTAAGTCACagaaaattaaatgataaagagAAAGACAATGTATATGCTAGTACGTATAATAAGAGAAGGGGATTGCGTACAGATATATCAGCATCGGGtaggataaaaaaaaaaaaaaaaaaaaatatatatatatattaaaattttttttttgaaatataaaaatgtatataatatgtaatatatgtaatatatatatatatttttattttatttatttatatttccttttagGCAATaagaatgaagaagaaaaaaataggaATGGATTTCTCCATACTGATATCACACCAGAATATGGAAGAGGACGAAGAACAAAAGTAGTTAAtcagaattatataaaaaattatgattgtgatactaaatattataataaaaaggaaaagacAAATGTCATAACAAACATgcatataaatgtattaaataataataattcattatgtgatggaaataataaagataaaataataaaaacaaatacagAATCatctttaataaataaaaataataataaaagtaatattacaactagaaaaataaataattgtaataataagatgaaaaataatttattagacAACCCTGAAGATTATGAAACAAAATTAGCATGTTCTGAATTAAAACCTCAAAGAGGTGTTTATTTTGATAGATCACAAAAAGCTTGGATAGGTAGCTGGTATGAAGAAggaaaacaaattaaaagaCGAttcaaaattaaatattatggaTGGGATGAGGCTAGAAGTCTAGCTATAAAAGCAAGATTTGCCtttgaaaataaaacaaaaaatttgAAAGGCAAAAAAGGACCtaatagtaaaaataaaaatgataaaagtgAAAAAGAAGGAACTCATAAAATTATTGACAATGGAAATGGAAAtggaaatgaaaatgaaaatgtaaatgaaaatgtgaatgaaaatataaatgaaaatataaatgaaaatataaatgatcatGTCAACAACAATGtgaatgaaaatatgaatgatcATGTCAACAACAATgtgaatgaaaatataaatgaacatCATATGAAAGATAATTCTATGAATGATGCACAATCTATGACAGACACAAACGTAAAGATAAATCCTTATCCTATTGAATCTTTAGAtcttttaaaagataataaagaaaattatatgaacaatatCAATGTGGATGATATTGTAAATAAAAGAAGCATGTCTACAAGAAATACAGGagtaaatatatcaaaaaataataatataaataatgatgataataacacTAATAAGAGAGATAccagaagaaatatatataagagaaGACCATATGCTCATGATAATGATAtcaatattgaaaataaagaatttaaTAGTGaaaggaagaagaaaaaaatcaatatgaacaataataaaaataatgttaataatgataatattattaatagtgataatattattaataatgataatattattaataatgataataatattaataataatgaggtTATACCAACTATTCAacatgatataaatataaaaaacgaAAATGATactaatatgatatattcttataataataaacacaATGCTAATATAAATATCTCCTCATATAATAACGTCAACATCAAAAATAATACTTATGatgatcatatatataatgatattcaATATGATGAAAATCAAAATGTTCAAGAAAATTTTATGAACATGTCATCCTtacaacaaaatataaataatatatatggtgattttaataatgataaggaaaatgaaaataatataagtcAAACTGTAAtcaataaagaaaatgataatgttCAAACAAAACaagaatataaagaaaaaagtcACATGTATACAccaaataatagtaataatatgtatgattatataaacaaagaaaattatatgaatgataatattatgtcACATGTTGAAGGTATGTATATTGCAggtaattatatgaataacaatgataatattacaaatatggatagtacatataaaaataataataataattatattaactATGAAGATGTTATAACATATGAGCAGTCTAAAACgaaattatatgaacaaaatggaaataatgaaaataataataataataataataataataatgatgataataataataatgataataattatcatttttataataatctcAATACAGATGCATATAACAAtttaagtaataataatgcaGAGACAAACCTTGAAGATTGCTCATCTGTTAATGtatcaaataaaaagaatgttgataataaaaacacaaaaaatgtatatttaaaatattcttattGTAAATCATTAGATAATTGTAATACATATACAAaaggtaataataaaaaatcagGTGatcaacaaaatatattagaacAATCAATAAAATTACCACAAGGAGTTTTTTATCAAGATTCTAAAAAAGCTTTCTGTGCTAATTGGTATTCAAATggaaaacaagaaaaaagatatttttctattaacAAATTTGGAGAAGAAAAAGCTAGAAATTTAGCAATAGCAGCAAGAAAAAAATTCgaaaatgtttataaaaaaaatggacatggaaataaaaaagataattcGATGTCTTCtgttatgaaaaataatataaataatgatattataaataaatcacacgaaaataatgatgaaatgTTATATCACAAAAATAATCATTCTGATCAAATAACTAAAAAGGAAATTATCGATCAGGACGTGTACTCTTCGAATGTGACAACAAGTAGGTTTATCTGccatatgtaatatattacatattatatatataaatataaatatatatatataaatatatataaatataaatatatatatatatataaatatatatatatatatatatatatttttttcattgtaGACCCACTTAACAACTGTATGGAGGAAGgcaaagataaatataaaggacCCACCAGCAACAGCATTGTTGGAAGTAACAATACAACAGAAGTAGTAAACAATAATCAACTTGATGATGATTATGATGGTGATGAAGATATCAAACAAGACACAGAAACAAACCATATGAATGATTTGAATAATGAACATGtcgataaaaattataagaattataaaaattatccaAATATTACAAATGATGTTAATTATCAAGATAATAGAAATTTTCATCAGTTACATAATAATGATCATGTTAAAGGACAAAGAGGAAGAAAACCTTCTAAACATTTAAATGTGTCtcaacaaaataataaaaatgatacatATGAAAATTATCATAAGAATGAAAACTCagaaaataatcaaaatgatCATATActtaatataaacaaagatataacagataataataataataataataataatttacatcTTTCAAATAACgaaagaattaataaaaatatatcatatgaaaatttaaatacTGATCATACAACAAATGATCTCTTACAATCATCTTGTAAAGATATGAAAGCAGATAACTTTAATAAacattattcaaaaaattctttaaataaaaatcttaaaaaagaattagaCGATGTTAATATGGTAAACAAAATTGAAAAAACAGGATCAACACCTGCAGGAGTATATATGATTAGAATTAATGGAGTTGTTCAAGCTTGGAGAGCTGAATGGAGAAGTCCAAGTGGTtgtaaaagaacaaaaaattttGGAATTAATACTTATGGTACTACCTTAAGTAAAAAATTAGCTATCGAAATGAGAGCAAGAATGACTGGTGAATGTTTAGTTTCCGATGATGGTACTGTTTTTGATTATTCAACAAAAAAAGGAACTATGAGTAGTTGATaattatcaaaaatataaatgaaagagaaattattatatcacactattgtaaataataacacTAAAATATAGTTACacgtaaatatatatatatgtatatatttatatatattaccctctttaaataaatctttttttaaatatattttttttttttttttttgtatatatactAGTCagctattatttatatatttattttaaaaaaaaaaaaaaaaacctgaACCGTTCaggtaatattttttttagtaaTATTTTAcgattttgttttttcttttttttggtaatatacatttaccataacaaataaatctttttaaataaaatttaaatattcttttaaaacatgtattacaaataaaaaataaaataaataaataaataataaattaataaaaatatatacacatgcAAAAAGACATATGcacatatacacatatacatatatgcccatatacacatatacatatatgcccatatacacatatacatatatgcccatatacacatatacatatatgcccatatacacatatacacACATACACACATACTCCTACATTAACAATTTATACTCATTTTccccttttttatattataacaaaaatttCAACACATTTTCCATTTACAATGCTGGAGTTTTAAAAACAagtatgttatattttttatttttattttgagcTGTCAttcttaaatatttattttttactataTTTACTGCACCAGCAAAACCCTTTTCTTCAGATATGAACACACACCATGTTCCTggttctttatttttttcatgataaaaatatgttgCCAAATGAAATAAACTATTTGATAAATCTTCTTTAGTTATGTTTGGATTATTAACAAATTCATTTATAACATGTTGTTTAAAattgtttttcattttatcatCCATATAAGAGAAATCAATAGTTACATGTGTTATATTTCTTGTTTGGAAATTTGTATAGTTTAtagatttataaaataatttggaTTTTAAGAAATCCTTGTGGGATATTTTTGTTGGCTGAAAAcacataattttataattttctttaataaactttttatgtaaattatttgatatacATATTTCATGTACGGCTTTATTTCTTGGTAATGCTACATATTCTACAAgatgattatatttatattcacataattcattttctttattattattattattattattattattattactattactattactattattattatatatacaatattcttcgtcataaaataatattttttcttttaataaatcaacattcttttcaatatttacattatctttattatgtACAAACGATCTTATACAACAATCTGAAAAACTAAAAAGTATATTCCATTTATTTCCATGTACCTTTTCCATTGCATGTTt
It encodes the following:
- a CDS encoding transcription factor with AP2 domain(s), putative, translating into MENKEENYKNYMDEIKKVSNIIQGKNIDCFASNSTIDENKILNVNDICNIYMVDKNCEKNNIYKKDSEKECFIEEIQKKKENEKNLCVQKKADVIEPFISTDEIIKCNNNTNEYNQNIVKNIKLEGFKSTTISESESESESLSVEKNKYHINHVYKVMKNFILKYMESDKKTNHTRLISNNINIEGSSHSKDIGYPDLRSLGMCLYYILKGKVHVDILKKVFFSDKKKDKDVNIKRNYNMNNEHTDDNKDNNCDVTTIEKEKNEIYQEQNYNDMHNNDMNNNDMNNNDMNNEHIHNNDIHNEHIHNNDNHLNAEKIVKCLNKLLCQEEIININNIEEKESDKVYEDIALEFVDYMKKNNINFLENFVHTSSNNVSAEILDGSMEYYNEDLKNDITSKNNNMSQKNTSNNKEINKKTLCSSNSFKDVVIQIPLFLRYFIYTHVSSSMMIDLNRCINNNDDNKKKLKKKMMNEIMTGILNSDVNKFIEELLCNIKGCFLEILDYLKEYCRYNCIEFNDENYFYHFCQIISIEKTYFDLKTIICYTKKYQKIKKKVIKKIKNKISCDDLNYDNNKIITENIEKLNAHIFDISTNKYVYPLKEDNIFTNQKDNYYEWMLSTIYNKDDDIQSDQLNKYTNKYNLNGYNNFINRCFKRKLYNHEHEKNQHFDNMTHKQIKLDSVSTDMNSKKYYLSKNDISLIERHTKDKDTIISSNPSCLKNTQSEYIFKKEDTINPVDENKDMQVDKYDHTYKDETKNKMEQHNSNNNNDNNNDNNDNNNNNDRHDDNNNDNYEEEEEENNIYYAPSNMRTGIDVDNENGNEDIYKKIHLENNVYDNIIYNEYNTIKNESSKFVDSVDDNISLQIEKMRNENEANLNNNKDYNYNNEHICNDDSKNINIEEEEEEEEEKKNILPIACSQEENKINEDKKEDYSQEQYYKRITRKNKVKVIIEQIDQNDQKMELSGSDNNDNVDKISSYEDIKKQKKRKKTKRRGNDKSENYDNYQKDKDIKSIENYMHNLNATNDELINNDNMNSKMLSNIFENHNSPKFNSTIPNKESISFEKETLNILTTPSKDNPNRGDNTEGLNMNINKENQNNNTSNNTSNSNNNNNNNNSSGGSRKDNSDDHLHNNNFINSIQKECNDGNSPYRSPLILRHNTHRLMNSKCYDNDYIININKKINRMKKKCINKIMSSLFSQQIYKYALIFSSILKNDGCISVLSIHAIKNIVLKLYHLRILEIKQNVDKNNKYNINSCNNDIFKEKKNNFFHLPHDHIISATEETYINDHNNNNNVENLENYKDAKVFKKIACEKNYNISTINDNKIDEYYNSKNESDMEIRQCLNNMNINEYYDTRENLNMNILIQEFLKKNLNEENWNIFWQWLYDNEDINISTFKKYIINHIKNLLLKGGDINKCDPPEVVIPDMTEGEINTTNNTNNTNNTNNNNNNIDHIDNNNNNNYNNYNNDEKEKIEKLLQFYISNNVNINSEFNKVKEFFEQEKCNGYYNNQKKLEILKNEYLNDNILDYIRANVLYEGYMDNHLINKRGDNYNNNNYNNNYNNNNYSGVFNFCSGDDRFSNDLTNEEDENIKNIHNLLCQYNSSEKHRREHIHKNIYNEDDQNKQIDDKSYIQTLKDLNDLRSIYKNKHVDIFQEMNECEFLFEDEKCKYNREDKNDVNENDDNINGDNKINGDDKINGDDNLNGGDNSNGDDNSNGGDNIKLTDLTYKLNDNNIKNNNMKNKNKNDIIHKVKDLSCKLSELYKNKTDLTYNLNDSDDDHNNNNNNKMNGEEDEKYDNNNIEEDDKAEQIINNNNNNNDDNNNDNNNNNSDNINNLDQMRDEKNTNTVTKEMNCKDNILNVIKNKNLSAQDILYYQKLLLCLKYVGDHNTAIKNNENYKNYENYENYRNYENYRNIQNIQGVDNSFNYNNNIFYKNKMNNVFSYLKNIPYSNRNNNSFLNKYYNLKYTNNNQYNQSDHINNNMNNFVGDNYINNDQTTNNMQPLFDNLINNNNYDDDYNHFFNYLGNQKMMDNQLNGSKNNHNNNYMNNMNNMNTTNCNDLLYLLYLYELSKKNKNANMPHINNDNVYNFLNKYFSKNMNVSDLTMRDSQDEYIQSNEKNNKDKDINEDHDYNNVNHFNNEPIHNNVSYLSNEDKENNNHTKQNNTDDNYDYRMKRKEKYCRLIENNNNQMDMVSQNNNVSMNKKNSYANFNLNLDNESNLSSYENQENNNNITCKDNYKNNKNYYLQDEENYSRHENDIRMLESYKKNFKEKIPYHMKNKYLAMSSQSNNNNNNNNNNNNNNNNNNNNSIYSSNMECYMNRLKSTRLRRKNKYDKYDMDDKYDMYDKYDMYDKYDMYNKYDMYDKYDMYDKYDMYDKYDMYDRYHRYNKYNNYLSTLSYSNMNEVEYNTHMDELGQYLLVPGCDSQNYEPEEPNKNNESNKNNESNKNNEPNEHNNLCGSDNHTSRHHFRRTHDKFNLYNNNNMVDNFVRYYNRNDKNSSSSFFINKDLYNSFDELNESSHDEDTLRHDNYFRKRKRTHLRGKYYLQRHENDLDVMCNNMNEFDHLRNNKYNYNPYEERQEREDDEIHYADDDDDENINILKNRNMYSQSLLSHRKLNDKEKDNVYASTYNKRRGLRTDISASGNKNEEEKNRNGFLHTDITPEYGRGRRTKVVNQNYIKNYDCDTKYYNKKEKTNVITNMHINVLNNNNSLCDGNNKDKIIKTNTESSLINKNNNKSNITTRKINNCNNKMKNNLLDNPEDYETKLACSELKPQRGVYFDRSQKAWIGSWYEEGKQIKRRFKIKYYGWDEARSLAIKARFAFENKTKNLKGKKGPNSKNKNDKSEKEGTHKIIDNGNGNGNENENVNENVNENINENINENINDHVNNNVNENMNDHVNNNVNENINEHHMKDNSMNDAQSMTDTNVKINPYPIESLDLLKDNKENYMNNINVDDIVNKRSMSTRNTGVNISKNNNINNDDNNTNKRDTRRNIYKRRPYAHDNDINIENKEFNSERKKKKINMNNNKNNVNNDNIINSDNIINNDNIINNDNNINNNEVIPTIQHDINIKNENDTNMIYSYNNKHNANINISSYNNVNIKNNTYDDHIYNDIQYDENQNVQENFMNMSSLQQNINNIYGDFNNDKENENNISQTVINKENDNVQTKQEYKEKSHMYTPNNSNNMYDYINKENYMNDNIMSHVEGMYIAGNYMNNNDNITNMDSTYKNNNNNYINYEDVITYEQSKTKLYEQNGNNENNNNNNNNNNDDNNNNDNNYHFYNNLNTDAYNNLSNNNAETNLEDCSSVNVSNKKNVDNKNTKNVYLKYSYCKSLDNCNTYTKGNNKKSGDQQNILEQSIKLPQGVFYQDSKKAFCANWYSNGKQEKRYFSINKFGEEKARNLAIAARKKFENVYKKNGHGNKKDNSMSSVMKNNINNDIINKSHENNDEMLYHKNNHSDQITKKEIIDQDVYSSNVTTNPLNNCMEEGKDKYKGPTSNSIVGSNNTTEVVNNNQLDDDYDGDEDIKQDTETNHMNDLNNEHVDKNYKNYKNYPNITNDVNYQDNRNFHQLHNNDHVKGQRGRKPSKHLNVSQQNNKNDTYENYHKNENSENNQNDHILNINKDITDNNNNNNNNLHLSNNERINKNISYENLNTDHTTNDLLQSSCKDMKADNFNKHYSKNSLNKNLKKELDDVNMVNKIEKTGSTPAGVYMIRINGVVQAWRAEWRSPSGCKRTKNFGINTYGTTLSKKLAIEMRARMTGECLVSDDGTVFDYSTKKGTMSS